The following proteins are co-located in the Labrys monachus genome:
- a CDS encoding BrnA antitoxin family protein: MSENKPFTAPDWFDPDDAPDLSSPEWQKKFAAAAVRRGRPRSETTKISTTIRLDPDVIERFKAQGPGWQSRINDALRDWLSKNAA; this comes from the coding sequence ATGAGCGAGAACAAGCCATTTACGGCCCCCGACTGGTTTGACCCCGACGATGCGCCGGACCTTTCCTCCCCCGAGTGGCAGAAGAAATTCGCCGCTGCCGCAGTCCGCCGCGGACGCCCCAGGTCGGAGACGACGAAGATCTCGACGACGATCCGGCTCGACCCGGACGTCATAGAGCGCTTCAAGGCCCAAGGTCCCGGCTGGCAATCCCGCATCAACGATGCGCTGAGGGACTGGCTATCGAAAAACGCAGCATGA
- a CDS encoding anti-sigma factor family protein: MSTQRPVTEDDLQAYVDDVLAPAERRRIEAYLDQHPDVAQRIGDYAGQRDALRQVLGGIAAEPVPPELSLAGLIEAHQLREREARKAGAVRRSDWRQAAAGLALLFAGGGAGWALHGVEAAPTGGAAVLAQEAADSYAVYAPDHVRPVELKAEASAELVNWVSGRLRHPVSVPDLSQAGYRFMGGRLVATAHGPAALFLYDDDRGTRLAMLVRPMAIDKDMPMSEHAMGTTGGVAWAEKGIGYSLVGSAPASALHPLADQVRRQIDGDA; encoded by the coding sequence ATGAGCACCCAGCGTCCGGTCACGGAAGACGATCTGCAGGCCTATGTCGACGACGTGCTGGCGCCCGCCGAGCGCCGGCGGATCGAGGCCTATCTCGATCAGCATCCCGATGTGGCGCAGCGCATCGGCGACTATGCCGGCCAGCGCGATGCCCTGCGGCAGGTGCTGGGCGGCATCGCGGCGGAACCGGTACCGCCCGAATTGAGCCTTGCGGGGCTCATCGAGGCGCATCAATTGCGGGAGCGCGAGGCGCGCAAGGCCGGTGCCGTCCGGCGCAGCGATTGGCGGCAGGCGGCGGCGGGTCTGGCGCTGCTTTTCGCCGGCGGCGGGGCAGGGTGGGCCCTCCACGGCGTCGAAGCGGCACCGACGGGCGGTGCGGCCGTCCTGGCGCAGGAGGCGGCCGACAGCTATGCGGTCTATGCGCCGGATCATGTCCGGCCGGTCGAGCTCAAGGCCGAGGCGAGCGCGGAGCTCGTGAATTGGGTGTCCGGCCGGCTCCGGCATCCCGTCTCGGTGCCCGACCTGTCGCAGGCCGGCTACCGCTTCATGGGCGGGCGCCTGGTGGCGACGGCGCATGGGCCGGCGGCCCTGTTCCTCTACGACGACGATCGCGGCACCCGCCTCGCCATGCTGGTGCGGCCGATGGCGATCGACAAGGACATGCCGATGTCGGAGCATGCCATGGGCACGACCGGCGGCGTCGCCTGGGCCGAGAAAGGCATCGGCTACAGCCTGGTCGGCTCCGCGCCGGCGAGCGCCCTGCATCCCCTGGCCGACCAGGTCCGCCGGCAGATCGACGGCGACGCGTGA
- a CDS encoding sigma-70 family RNA polymerase sigma factor produces the protein MKDMMRLVEPQIPALRRYARALLRDRSAADDLVQDCLERAIGHWHQRRPDGDARTWLFAILHNLAVSGMRRRTRRGEHASLDEVDERVLAQPPSQDGRLLQHDILKALEKLPEEQRSVLLLVSVEELSYAETARVLSIPLGTVMSRLARAREKLREMMSGDNVVALDRSLFRRQK, from the coding sequence ATGAAAGACATGATGCGCCTCGTCGAGCCGCAGATACCGGCGCTGCGCCGCTATGCGCGGGCGCTGCTCCGGGACCGCAGCGCGGCGGACGATCTCGTGCAGGACTGCCTGGAACGGGCGATCGGCCATTGGCACCAGCGCCGGCCGGACGGCGACGCCAGGACCTGGCTGTTCGCCATCCTGCACAATCTCGCCGTCAGCGGCATGCGCCGCAGGACGCGGCGCGGTGAGCACGCGTCGCTCGACGAGGTGGACGAGCGCGTGCTCGCACAGCCGCCCTCGCAGGATGGACGGCTGCTGCAGCACGATATCCTCAAGGCGCTGGAGAAACTCCCCGAGGAGCAGAGAAGCGTGCTGCTGCTCGTCTCGGTCGAGGAACTCAGCTATGCCGAGACGGCGCGTGTCCTTTCCATACCCCTCGGCACCGTGATGTCGCGCTTGGCGCGCGCCCGCGAAAAGCTGCGCGAGATGATGTCGGGCGACAATGTCGTCGCCCTCGACCGATCCCTGTTCCGGAGGCAGAAATGA
- a CDS encoding aldo/keto reductase, which produces MANLDAGKSGTFKIGGDIEINRLGFGAMRITGRGIWGPPADHDEAIRTLKRLPEIGVDFIDTADSYGPDVSERLIREALHPYDDVVVATKAGLTRSGPDIWAPNGRPDYLRGQAKKSLEKLGVEQIDLWQLHRIDPKVPRDEQFAAVKSLLDDGTVRHAGLSEVSIEEIEAASKVFKVATVQNRYNLIDRTSEDVLDYCGQHGIGFIPWFPLAAGDLARPGSILDRIAKAHGASPSQIALAWVLKRSPVMLPIPGTSKVAHLEENVAAVDIDLSDEDFAALDREGKKAFGAA; this is translated from the coding sequence ATGGCAAATCTCGATGCCGGCAAGTCCGGAACCTTCAAGATCGGTGGGGACATCGAAATCAATCGGCTCGGCTTCGGCGCGATGCGCATCACCGGGCGGGGCATCTGGGGGCCTCCGGCCGACCATGACGAGGCCATCCGCACCCTGAAGCGCCTGCCGGAGATCGGCGTCGACTTCATCGACACCGCCGATTCCTACGGGCCCGACGTCTCCGAGCGCCTCATCCGCGAGGCGCTGCATCCCTATGACGACGTGGTCGTGGCGACCAAGGCGGGGCTGACGCGGTCCGGCCCCGATATCTGGGCCCCGAACGGGCGGCCGGATTATCTGCGCGGCCAGGCCAAGAAGAGCCTGGAGAAGCTCGGCGTCGAGCAGATCGACCTCTGGCAGCTGCACCGCATCGATCCCAAGGTGCCGCGCGACGAGCAGTTCGCCGCGGTGAAGTCGCTGCTCGACGACGGCACCGTCCGGCATGCCGGGCTGAGCGAGGTCTCGATCGAGGAGATCGAGGCGGCCTCGAAAGTCTTCAAGGTGGCGACGGTCCAGAACCGCTACAATCTCATCGACCGCACCAGCGAGGACGTGCTCGACTATTGCGGGCAGCACGGCATCGGCTTCATCCCCTGGTTCCCGCTTGCGGCCGGCGACCTCGCCAGGCCCGGTTCGATCCTCGACCGGATCGCCAAGGCCCATGGCGCCTCGCCGAGCCAGATCGCGCTCGCCTGGGTGCTGAAGCGCAGTCCGGTGATGCTGCCGATCCCCGGCACGTCGAAGGTGGCGCATCTGGAGGAGAACGTCGCGGCCGTCGACATCGATCTTTCGGACGAGGATTTCGCGGCGCTCGACCGCGAGGGCAAAAAGGCCTTCGGCGCTGCGTGA
- a CDS encoding SDR family NAD(P)-dependent oxidoreductase: MKSALIIDVDKGAGLATAKALGQLGYKIWIGERSQERGLAAKAELVWEGYEAEYLPLDLADGDTILAAAETIAASSPCLDILVNNAGDHSFHAGTAGGLRQAAVVDGFGAAAVTRAMLPLLRRSPVGRVVNVSSPLGTFGLEASEAFPWGPLLALC, encoded by the coding sequence ATGAAATCAGCACTCATCATCGACGTTGACAAAGGGGCCGGCCTGGCAACCGCCAAGGCCTTGGGACAATTGGGTTACAAGATCTGGATCGGCGAGCGTTCGCAGGAGCGGGGCCTCGCCGCAAAGGCCGAACTGGTCTGGGAAGGCTACGAGGCGGAATACCTGCCGCTCGACCTCGCCGACGGGGACACCATCCTGGCGGCCGCCGAGACGATCGCCGCCTCCTCGCCCTGCCTCGATATCCTCGTCAACAATGCCGGGGACCATTCGTTCCATGCGGGGACGGCGGGCGGCTTGCGCCAGGCGGCGGTCGTCGACGGCTTCGGCGCCGCCGCGGTCACCCGGGCCATGCTGCCGCTGCTGCGCCGCAGCCCCGTCGGACGCGTCGTCAACGTGTCGAGCCCCCTGGGCACCTTCGGCCTGGAAGCGAGCGAGGCCTTTCCGTGGGGGCCGCTCCTGGCGCTGTGCTGA
- a CDS encoding TetR/AcrR family transcriptional regulator, giving the protein MDSSIAEPERRRRVLDAAQETFWRFGFRKTSMDEVARAADISRQGLYFYFGSKDDLFREAMRKWLEDKLSAATARLAAPDLPIETRLAGAMDEWVGRNIGAFSGDASDIFEKKNGALLGTMFTDYGAAFQGRLAEAIAASPLAETLGKLGFTPLDLAQTLSSCGGGLKYMAQSREDFARRIAIAVRLLCR; this is encoded by the coding sequence ATGGATTCGTCAATAGCCGAACCGGAACGCCGCCGCCGCGTGCTCGACGCCGCGCAGGAGACGTTCTGGCGCTTCGGATTCCGGAAGACCTCGATGGACGAGGTCGCCCGCGCCGCCGACATCTCGCGGCAGGGCCTCTATTTCTATTTCGGCAGCAAGGACGACCTCTTCCGCGAGGCCATGCGCAAATGGCTGGAGGACAAGCTGAGCGCCGCCACGGCGCGGCTCGCCGCGCCGGACCTGCCGATCGAGACCCGGCTGGCCGGGGCGATGGACGAATGGGTCGGCCGCAATATCGGCGCCTTCAGCGGCGACGCATCGGACATCTTCGAGAAGAAGAACGGCGCGCTGCTCGGCACGATGTTCACCGACTACGGCGCGGCCTTCCAGGGCCGGCTGGCCGAGGCCATCGCCGCCTCGCCCCTCGCCGAGACGCTGGGCAAGCTCGGCTTCACGCCGTTGGACCTGGCGCAGACGCTCTCCAGCTGCGGCGGCGGACTGAAATATATGGCGCAGTCCAGGGAGGACTTCGCCCGGAGAATTGCGATCGCCGTCCGGCTGCTCTGCCGCTGA